A single genomic interval of Pseudorasbora parva isolate DD20220531a chromosome 21, ASM2467924v1, whole genome shotgun sequence harbors:
- the c1qtnf1 gene encoding complement C1q tumor necrosis factor-related protein 1, whose protein sequence is MLVSNLVLLVVVFAKWAEPYITQYRDTEKDPYEPRDNKKSTEYYRDGSGTECRRCCDPAEESPQYASPHPQYQIVPQINITILKGEKGDTGERGPYGKSGKSGQSGPRGPHGVKGTKGSIGAPGEACKSYYAAFSVGRKKALHSNDYYQTMIFDTEFVNLYGHFNMFTGKFFCYVPGIYFFSLNAHTWNQKETYLHVMKNDQEMAILYAQPSDRSIMQSQSLMLELERDDQVWVRLYKGERENAVFSDDFDTYITFNGHLIKAKSEG, encoded by the exons ATGCTAGTGTCGAACCTGGtactgctggtggtggtgttcGCCAAGTGGGCCGAGCCGTACATTACTCAATACCGAGATACAGAAAAAGACCCATATGAGCCCAGAGATAATAAGAAATCCACAGAATACTACAGAGATGGCAG TGGAACAGAGTGCAGGCGATGTTGTGACCCTGCAGAAGAGTCCCCTCAGTACGCCAGTCCACACCCACAATACCAGATTGTGCCACAGATAAACATCACCATTCTAAAAG GGGAAAAAGGAGATACTGGTGAGCGCGGACCCTATGGGAAATCGGGCAAGTCAGGGCAAAGCGGACCCCGAGGGCCCCATGGTGTGAAGGGAACCAAGGGCAGCATCGGTGCCCCCGGAGAAGCCTGTAAGTCCTACTATGCTGCCTTCTCAGTGGGCCGCAAGAAGGCCCTGCATAGTAATGATTACTACCAAACCATGATCTTCGACACAGAGTTCGTCAACCTGTACGGACACTTCAACATGTTCACAGGCAAGTTTTTCTGCTATGTCCCTGGCATCTATTTCTTTAGCCTAAATGCACACACCTGGAACCAAAAAGAAACGTACCTGCACGTGATGAAGAACGATCAGGAGATGGCCATCCTGTATGCGCAGCCCAGCGATCGCTCTATCATGCAGAGCCAGAGCCTCATGCTGGAGCTTGAGAGGGACGACCAGGTGTGGGTTCGGCTCTATAAGGGCGAGAGAGAGAACGCGGTGTTCAGTGATGACTTTGACACCTACATCACGTTTAATGGTCACCTTATCAAAGCAAAGTCAGAAGGTTGA